A single window of Kitasatospora sp. HUAS MG31 DNA harbors:
- a CDS encoding Uma2 family endonuclease — MTAETHSFTESGPSRGEDLLDAFLALDTPPGFKAELIEGEIVVTPPPDGEHETVVGRIAKQVFRQGSTDVDFAPGAGLIVPDGRYIPDGTFTSVGAMLDRESWWKPDGVLMVVEVTSSDPRKDRDAKRRGYAAASIPLYLLVDRQANRLVLHSGPARGDYSTTTGVPLGDPLPLPAPFGFDLDTAGLVG, encoded by the coding sequence GTGACCGCCGAGACGCACAGCTTCACCGAGTCCGGGCCCAGCCGGGGCGAGGACCTCCTCGACGCCTTCCTGGCGCTGGACACCCCGCCGGGATTCAAGGCCGAGCTCATCGAGGGGGAGATCGTCGTGACCCCACCACCGGACGGCGAACACGAGACCGTGGTCGGCCGGATCGCCAAGCAGGTTTTCCGGCAGGGTTCGACGGACGTCGACTTCGCGCCGGGAGCCGGTCTGATCGTGCCCGACGGGCGCTACATCCCGGACGGTACGTTCACGAGCGTCGGCGCGATGCTGGACCGTGAGTCGTGGTGGAAGCCGGACGGCGTGCTGATGGTCGTGGAAGTGACGTCCAGCGATCCGCGAAAGGACCGTGACGCCAAACGCAGGGGTTACGCAGCCGCGTCGATTCCGCTGTACCTGCTGGTCGACCGGCAGGCCAACCGGCTGGTGCTGCACAGCGGTCCGGCCCGGGGCGACTACTCCACGACCACCGGTGTGCCGCTCGGTGATCCGCTGCCGTTGCCCGCACCGTTCGGGTTCGACCTGGACACGGCCGGTCTGGTCGGATAG
- the cimA gene encoding citramalate synthase — protein MTEASSPSSRPHDSFHVFDTTLRDGAQREGINLTVADKLTIARHLDEFGVGFIEGGWPGANPRDTEFFARAAAELDLQHAQLVAFGATRRAGGRAADDPQLAALVDSGAPVVTLVAKSHDRHVELALRTTLDENLEMIRDSVAYLRSRDRRVFIDCEHFFDGYKANPGYAVEVVRTAHQAGADVVVLCDTNGGMLPGGVREIVAEVLALTGARLGIHAQDDTGCAVANTLAAVDAGATHVQCTANGYGERVGNANLFPVVGALEIKYDRRVLPAGKLAEMTRISHAVAEVVNLAPSTHQPYVGFSAFAHKAGLHASAIKVDPDLYQHIDPELVGNTMRMLVSDMAGRASVELKGRELGYDLSTDRDLVGRVVARVKEQENLGYTYEAADASFELLLRDEVKGRRERFFRLESWRTISEQGPDGRPGNEATVKLWAKGERRIATGEGNGPVDALDRALRTALERIYPQLAKLELVDYKVRILEGQHGTGSKTRVLIESSDGTATWSTVGVADNVIAASWRALEDAYAYGLLRAGVEPEAEAEAG, from the coding sequence ATGACCGAGGCCAGCAGCCCCAGCAGCCGTCCCCACGACAGCTTCCACGTCTTCGACACCACGCTGCGCGACGGCGCCCAGCGCGAGGGGATCAACCTCACCGTCGCCGACAAGCTGACCATCGCCCGGCACCTGGACGAGTTCGGCGTCGGCTTCATCGAGGGCGGCTGGCCGGGCGCCAACCCCCGCGACACCGAGTTCTTCGCCCGGGCCGCGGCCGAACTCGACCTCCAGCACGCCCAGCTGGTCGCCTTCGGCGCCACCCGCCGGGCCGGCGGCCGGGCCGCGGACGACCCGCAGCTGGCCGCCCTGGTCGACTCCGGCGCTCCGGTGGTCACCCTGGTCGCCAAGTCCCACGACCGGCACGTGGAGCTGGCCCTGCGCACCACCCTGGACGAGAACCTGGAGATGATCCGGGACAGCGTCGCGTACCTGCGCTCCCGGGACCGCCGGGTGTTCATCGACTGCGAGCACTTCTTCGACGGCTACAAGGCCAACCCCGGCTACGCGGTGGAGGTGGTCCGCACCGCGCACCAGGCCGGCGCCGACGTGGTGGTGCTGTGCGACACCAACGGCGGGATGCTGCCCGGCGGCGTCCGGGAGATCGTCGCCGAGGTGCTCGCCCTCACCGGCGCCCGGCTGGGCATCCACGCCCAGGACGACACCGGCTGCGCGGTGGCCAACACGCTGGCCGCGGTGGACGCCGGGGCGACCCACGTCCAGTGCACCGCCAACGGCTACGGCGAGCGGGTCGGCAACGCCAACCTCTTCCCGGTGGTCGGCGCGCTGGAGATCAAGTACGACCGGCGGGTGCTGCCGGCCGGGAAGCTCGCCGAGATGACCCGGATCTCGCACGCCGTCGCCGAGGTGGTCAACCTCGCCCCCTCCACCCACCAGCCGTACGTGGGCTTCTCGGCCTTCGCCCACAAGGCCGGCCTGCACGCCTCGGCGATCAAGGTGGACCCGGACCTGTACCAGCACATCGACCCGGAGCTGGTCGGCAACACCATGCGGATGCTGGTCTCCGACATGGCCGGACGGGCCTCGGTCGAGCTCAAGGGCCGGGAGCTGGGCTACGACCTGTCCACCGACCGGGACCTGGTCGGCCGGGTGGTGGCCAGGGTCAAGGAGCAGGAGAACCTCGGCTACACCTACGAGGCCGCCGACGCCTCCTTCGAACTGCTGCTCAGGGACGAGGTGAAGGGCCGCCGGGAGCGGTTCTTCCGGCTGGAGTCCTGGCGGACCATCAGCGAGCAGGGCCCGGACGGGCGTCCGGGCAACGAGGCCACCGTCAAGCTCTGGGCCAAGGGCGAGCGCCGGATCGCCACCGGCGAGGGCAACGGCCCGGTGGACGCGCTCGACCGGGCGCTGCGGACCGCCCTGGAGCGGATCTACCCGCAGCTGGCCAAGCTGGAGCTGGTGGACTACAAGGTCCGCATCCTGGAGGGCCAGCACGGCACCGGCTCCAAGACCAGGGTGCTGATCGAGTCCTCGGACGGCACGGCCACCTGGTCCACCGTCGGGGTGGCCGACAACGTCATCGCCGCCTCCTGGCGGGCGCTGGAGGACGCGTACGCCTACGGCCTGCTGCGGGCCGGGGTGGAGCCGGAGGCCGAGGCGGAGGCCGGCTGA
- a CDS encoding GTP-binding protein → MDFASSNATSPGRATTSAKIVVAGGFGVGKTTLVGAVSEINPLRTEAVMTSASAGIDDLTHTGGKTTTTVAMDFGRITLDEDLILYLFGTPGQDRFWFMWDDLVRGAIGAVVLVDTRRLADCFPALDYFENSGLPFVVALNGFDGHQPHTPEEVREALQLGPDTPIITVDARRRDSAKSALITLVEHALLARLR, encoded by the coding sequence GTGGACTTCGCAAGCTCTAACGCGACCTCCCCCGGCCGCGCGACCACCTCCGCGAAGATCGTCGTCGCCGGCGGCTTCGGCGTGGGCAAGACCACCCTCGTCGGCGCCGTCTCCGAGATCAACCCCCTGCGGACCGAGGCCGTCATGACCTCCGCCTCCGCCGGGATCGACGACCTCACCCACACCGGGGGCAAGACCACCACCACGGTCGCCATGGACTTCGGCCGAATCACCCTCGACGAAGACCTGATCCTCTACCTCTTCGGCACCCCCGGCCAGGACCGCTTCTGGTTCATGTGGGACGACCTGGTCCGCGGCGCCATCGGCGCCGTCGTCCTCGTCGACACCCGCCGCCTCGCCGACTGCTTCCCCGCCCTCGACTACTTCGAGAACTCGGGCCTGCCCTTCGTCGTCGCCCTCAACGGCTTCGACGGACACCAGCCCCACACTCCCGAAGAGGTCCGCGAGGCACTCCAGCTCGGGCCCGACACCCCGATCATCACCGTCGACGCCCGGCGCCGGGACAGCGCCAAGAGCGCCCTCATCACCCTGGTCGAGCACGCCCTGCTCGCCCGCCTGCGCTGA
- a CDS encoding DUF742 domain-containing protein, with the protein MPGVGHGQPYDPQQYGQQQPGYGQPDPRYFTQPQQPSYGRQPGGFPNYPGPEAFPEHTGTPSRHEEPGHVEEYEDEEDSGPLIRPFAMTGGRTRPRYELALEALVSASVDPARLATLLPEHQRICSLCTEVKSVAEISALLSMPLGVARILVADLAEAGLVAIHQPAAGGESGNQPDVTLLERVLSGLRKL; encoded by the coding sequence GTGCCCGGCGTCGGGCACGGCCAGCCGTACGACCCGCAGCAGTACGGTCAGCAGCAGCCCGGCTACGGCCAGCCCGACCCCCGGTACTTCACCCAGCCGCAGCAGCCGTCCTACGGCCGGCAGCCCGGCGGCTTCCCGAACTACCCGGGCCCCGAGGCCTTCCCCGAACACACCGGCACGCCCTCCCGGCACGAGGAGCCCGGGCACGTCGAGGAGTACGAGGACGAGGAGGACTCCGGGCCGCTGATCCGGCCGTTCGCGATGACCGGTGGTCGCACCCGGCCGCGCTACGAGCTGGCGCTGGAGGCCCTGGTCTCGGCCAGCGTCGACCCGGCCCGGCTGGCCACGCTGCTGCCGGAGCACCAGCGGATCTGCTCGCTGTGCACCGAGGTGAAGTCGGTCGCCGAGATCTCGGCGCTGCTCTCCATGCCTCTGGGCGTCGCCCGGATCCTGGTCGCCGACCTGGCCGAGGCCGGGCTCGTCGCCATCCACCAGCCCGCTGCCGGCGGCGAATCCGGCAACCAGCCCGACGTCACGCTGCTCGAAAGGGTCCTCAGTGGACTTCGCAAGCTCTAA
- a CDS encoding roadblock/LC7 domain-containing protein, protein MSQAAQNLNWLITNFVDNTPGVSHTVVVSADGLLLCMSEGFPRDRADQLAAVASGLTSLTSGASRIFEGGEVNQTVVEMERGFLFLMAVSDGSALAVLASPDSDIGLVGYEMALLVDRAGAVLTPALRAELQGSLLH, encoded by the coding sequence ATGAGCCAGGCCGCGCAGAACCTGAACTGGCTGATCACCAATTTCGTGGACAACACCCCCGGGGTGTCGCACACGGTGGTGGTCTCCGCCGACGGCCTCCTGCTCTGCATGTCCGAAGGGTTCCCCCGGGACCGCGCCGACCAGCTCGCCGCGGTCGCCTCCGGACTCACCTCGTTGACCTCCGGCGCCAGCCGGATCTTCGAGGGCGGAGAGGTCAACCAGACCGTCGTCGAGATGGAACGTGGCTTCCTGTTCCTGATGGCCGTCAGCGACGGATCCGCGCTCGCGGTCCTCGCTTCCCCGGACTCCGACATCGGTCTCGTCGGCTACGAGATGGCCCTGCTCGTCGACCGGGCCGGCGCCGTCCTCACCCCCGCACTCCGTGCGGAACTCCAGGGCAGTCTCCTGCACTGA
- a CDS encoding nitrate- and nitrite sensing domain-containing protein — protein MRRNKPVTPQRRSEPRHEPGGSGHAQGEFSAFAPTEDRSIPGPVIPAGPPKATKPGKAGKVRSLSDKYEFLSPLNWRVPTRLVAILLIPVVIALVFGGLRVNSSYDDWVKADHAVKTAELARAATELADALESERDLTAIPIITGKDDEGRVAKYRAATDKALATYNSAFAKVSDDATMRRRNQSFQQMVAFLPHLRQSAYGEELFATATAQAYSALFAPLLAMDNSVGFGSSSVTSKGRAIYAMSLAKASASTQRILMVNLLAGIATNKVTRYENQDLIQTLLVANRLEGTALSEFNTASSPEELDVFARAQVDQATADQRLPYRMPNGSTLPTIQGLLNIGMSYSSAAAAGQSKGVAQAKAAFDAAQAEGLNLQNWDQATKSHITALKATEDELLTQVVADAQNIKDRALTDVILNSLIVIAALVLAGLLTGFIARSMILGMKTLNQAALEIANHRLPDLVDKLSKTDPERVDTAVTAIPLWGKDEIGEVARAFDQVHQQAVSLAAEQALLRGNVNAIFTNLSRRSQSLIQRQLALITDLENNEADPDQLENLFKLDHLATRMRRNGENLLVLAGEEPGRRWNTPVPLVDVLRAASSEVEQYERVELAGIPEAEVVGAAVTDLVHLLAELLENATTFSSPQTRVLVNATRLPDGRVLVEIHDKGIGLTAEDFAEINEKLAEPPTVDATISRRMGLFVVGRLSQRHDIRVQLRPSGESAGTTSLVMLPQNLTRMDAAPEPEEEFTVSRIFAEQEPSAQNWEYDGRSAAELGFDDHLTGNSGGSGFSPALESVQRSQRLEQKRRAALDSGPSAEEPLEAELLDVPYGDEQPQQQPYGGPQGYQQDAYGQQDPYGRQDYAQDGYDDQGYGYQQDGYGGPQGYQQDAYGQQDPYGRQDYAQDGYGDQGYGYEQGYQQDGYGYEDTPGHPYGQEEPAALPPALPSGGAGGLPQRRPGEQLAGGAAARALGAQDGATAGGEKPNWFTGAKDTSAPAEARGHDVSALGGFGPTGPTSAQTSWDSPNDGTWQRAGKLREPTTDGTTASGLPRRVPKQNLVAGNATPTPQDGPQVSRDPSEVRGRLTNLRRGVEQGRNAGGDPAATGSFRIDPNEGRFDNGQHNSSTDLFGGSNHQER, from the coding sequence GTGAGGCGTAACAAGCCAGTCACCCCGCAGCGGCGCTCCGAGCCCCGCCACGAGCCGGGCGGAAGCGGCCACGCTCAAGGTGAGTTCTCCGCGTTCGCGCCCACCGAGGACCGTTCCATACCCGGTCCCGTCATCCCGGCCGGTCCGCCCAAGGCGACGAAGCCGGGCAAGGCGGGCAAGGTTCGTTCGCTCAGCGACAAGTACGAGTTCCTGTCGCCGCTGAACTGGCGCGTGCCGACCCGACTCGTCGCGATCCTGCTGATCCCCGTCGTGATCGCGCTGGTCTTCGGTGGTCTGCGCGTCAACTCCTCGTACGACGACTGGGTCAAGGCCGACCACGCGGTGAAGACCGCCGAGCTGGCCCGTGCCGCCACCGAGCTGGCCGACGCCCTGGAGTCGGAGCGCGACCTCACCGCGATCCCGATCATCACGGGCAAGGACGACGAGGGCCGGGTCGCCAAGTACCGGGCGGCCACCGACAAGGCGCTCGCCACGTACAACTCCGCCTTCGCCAAGGTCTCGGACGACGCCACCATGCGCCGCCGCAACCAGTCGTTCCAGCAGATGGTGGCCTTCCTGCCGCACCTGCGCCAGAGCGCCTACGGCGAGGAGCTGTTCGCCACCGCGACCGCCCAGGCCTACTCGGCGCTGTTCGCCCCGCTGCTGGCCATGGACAACTCGGTCGGCTTCGGCAGCTCCAGCGTGACCTCCAAGGGCCGCGCGATCTACGCCATGTCGCTGGCCAAGGCCTCCGCCTCGACCCAGCGCATCCTGATGGTCAACCTGCTCGCGGGCATCGCCACCAACAAGGTGACCCGCTACGAGAACCAGGACCTGATCCAGACGCTCCTGGTCGCCAACCGGCTCGAAGGCACCGCGCTCAGCGAGTTCAACACCGCCAGCTCCCCCGAGGAGCTGGACGTCTTCGCGCGTGCCCAGGTCGACCAGGCCACCGCCGACCAGCGCCTGCCGTACCGGATGCCCAACGGCAGCACCCTGCCGACCATCCAGGGCCTGCTGAACATCGGCATGTCCTACTCCTCGGCGGCCGCGGCCGGCCAAAGCAAGGGTGTCGCTCAGGCGAAGGCGGCCTTCGACGCCGCCCAGGCCGAGGGCCTCAACCTGCAGAACTGGGACCAGGCCACCAAGAGCCACATCACGGCCCTCAAGGCGACCGAGGACGAGCTGCTCACCCAGGTCGTCGCCGACGCGCAGAACATCAAGGACCGCGCCCTCACCGACGTGATCCTGAACTCGCTGATCGTGATCGCCGCGCTGGTGCTGGCCGGTCTGCTCACCGGCTTCATCGCCCGCTCGATGATCCTCGGCATGAAGACCCTGAACCAGGCCGCGCTGGAGATCGCCAACCACCGTCTGCCCGACCTGGTCGACAAGCTCTCCAAGACCGACCCGGAGCGGGTGGACACCGCGGTGACCGCGATCCCGCTGTGGGGCAAGGACGAGATCGGCGAGGTCGCCCGCGCCTTCGACCAGGTCCACCAGCAGGCCGTGTCGCTCGCCGCCGAGCAGGCCCTGCTGCGGGGCAACGTCAACGCGATCTTCACCAACCTGTCGCGTCGCAGCCAGAGCCTGATCCAGCGCCAGCTGGCGCTGATCACCGACCTGGAGAACAACGAGGCCGACCCGGACCAGCTGGAGAACCTCTTCAAGCTGGACCACCTGGCCACCCGTATGCGCCGCAACGGTGAGAACCTCCTCGTCCTCGCCGGCGAGGAGCCGGGCCGCCGCTGGAACACCCCGGTGCCGCTGGTCGACGTGCTCCGCGCCGCCTCCTCCGAGGTGGAGCAGTACGAGCGCGTCGAGCTGGCCGGCATCCCGGAGGCCGAGGTCGTCGGCGCCGCCGTGACCGACCTCGTCCACCTGCTCGCCGAGCTGCTGGAGAACGCCACCACCTTCTCCAGCCCGCAGACCCGGGTGCTGGTCAACGCCACCCGCCTGCCGGACGGCCGGGTGCTGGTCGAGATCCACGACAAGGGCATCGGCCTCACCGCCGAGGACTTCGCGGAGATCAACGAGAAGCTGGCCGAGCCGCCCACGGTCGACGCCACCATCTCCCGCCGCATGGGCCTGTTCGTGGTCGGCCGGCTCTCGCAGCGGCACGACATCCGCGTCCAGCTCCGCCCCTCGGGCGAGTCCGCGGGCACCACCTCGCTGGTGATGCTCCCGCAGAACCTGACCCGGATGGACGCCGCTCCGGAGCCGGAGGAGGAGTTCACGGTCTCCCGGATCTTCGCCGAGCAGGAGCCCTCCGCCCAGAACTGGGAGTACGACGGCCGCAGCGCCGCCGAGCTGGGCTTCGACGACCACCTGACCGGCAACTCCGGCGGCAGCGGCTTCAGCCCCGCCCTGGAGTCGGTGCAGCGCTCGCAGCGCCTGGAGCAGAAGCGCCGCGCCGCGCTGGACTCCGGCCCGTCCGCCGAGGAGCCGCTGGAGGCCGAGCTGCTCGACGTCCCGTACGGGGACGAGCAGCCGCAGCAGCAGCCCTACGGCGGCCCGCAGGGGTACCAGCAGGACGCCTACGGCCAGCAGGACCCGTACGGCCGCCAGGACTACGCCCAGGACGGCTACGACGACCAGGGCTACGGCTACCAGCAGGACGGCTACGGCGGCCCGCAGGGGTACCAGCAGGACGCCTACGGCCAGCAGGACCCGTACGGCCGCCAGGACTACGCCCAGGACGGCTACGGCGACCAGGGCTACGGCTACGAGCAGGGCTACCAGCAGGACGGCTACGGCTACGAGGACACCCCGGGCCACCCGTACGGCCAGGAGGAGCCGGCCGCGCTGCCGCCGGCGCTCCCGTCCGGCGGGGCCGGCGGGCTGCCGCAGCGCCGCCCGGGCGAGCAGCTGGCGGGCGGGGCCGCGGCCCGTGCCCTCGGCGCCCAGGACGGTGCGACGGCCGGCGGCGAGAAGCCGAACTGGTTCACCGGCGCCAAGGACACCTCGGCGCCCGCCGAGGCCCGCGGGCACGACGTGTCGGCGCTGGGCGGCTTCGGCCCGACCGGTCCGACCTCCGCGCAGACCAGCTGGGACTCGCCGAACGACGGGACCTGGCAGCGGGCGGGCAAGCTCCGCGAGCCCACCACCGACGGGACCACCGCCTCGGGCCTGCCCCGCCGGGTCCCCAAGCAGAACCTGGTGGCGGGCAACGCCACCCCCACCCCGCAGGACGGCCCCCAGGTGTCCCGCGACCCGAGCGAGGTCCGCGGCCGCCTGACCAACCTGCGCCGCGGTGTGGAACAGGGACGCAATGCCGGCGGCGACCCCGCGGCCACCGGTAGCTTCAGGATCGACCCCAACGAGGGCCGATTCGACAACGGACAGCACAACAGCAGCACCGATCTCTTCGGCGGCTCGAACCACCAGGAGCGTTGA
- a CDS encoding GTP-binding protein has translation MDFASSNATSPGRATTSAKIVVAGGFGVGKTTLVGAVSEINPLRTEAVMTSASAGIDDLTHTGGKTTTTVAMDFGRITLDEDLILYLFGTPGQDRFWFMWDDLVRGAIGAVVLVDTRRLADCFPALDYFENSGLPFVVALNGFEGHQPHTPEEVREALQLGPDTPIVAVDARRRDSAKSALITLVEHALLARLR, from the coding sequence GTGGACTTCGCAAGCTCTAACGCGACCTCCCCCGGCCGCGCGACCACCTCCGCGAAGATCGTCGTCGCCGGCGGCTTCGGCGTGGGCAAGACCACCCTCGTCGGCGCCGTCTCCGAGATCAACCCCCTGCGGACCGAGGCCGTCATGACCTCCGCCTCCGCCGGGATCGACGACCTCACCCACACCGGGGGCAAGACCACCACCACGGTCGCCATGGACTTCGGCCGAATCACCCTCGACGAAGACCTGATCCTCTACCTCTTCGGCACCCCCGGCCAGGACCGCTTCTGGTTCATGTGGGACGACCTGGTCCGCGGCGCCATCGGCGCCGTCGTCCTCGTCGACACCCGCCGCCTCGCCGACTGCTTCCCCGCCCTCGACTACTTCGAGAACTCGGGCCTGCCCTTCGTCGTCGCCCTCAACGGCTTCGAGGGACACCAGCCCCACACTCCCGAAGAGGTCCGCGAGGCACTCCAGCTCGGGCCCGACACCCCGATCGTCGCGGTCGACGCCCGGCGCCGGGACAGTGCCAAGAGCGCCCTCATCACCCTGGTCGAGCACGCCCTGCTCGCCCGCCTGCGGTAA
- a CDS encoding DUF742 domain-containing protein: protein MTPPPTPAGGYGNGYGSGYGGQQAGGGYGGQQSDGYEQQPLVRPYAMTGGRTRPRYQLAIEALISTNASAERSGGLLPEHARIVALCREVKSVAEISALAGVPLGVARILVADLAEAGLVAIHQPAAAGESGGTPDVTLLERVLSGLRKL, encoded by the coding sequence ATGACCCCGCCCCCGACACCCGCCGGCGGTTACGGCAACGGGTACGGCAGTGGCTACGGCGGCCAGCAGGCCGGCGGCGGCTACGGCGGCCAGCAGTCCGACGGCTATGAGCAGCAGCCGCTGGTCCGTCCGTACGCGATGACCGGTGGCCGGACCCGGCCGCGCTACCAGCTGGCGATCGAGGCGCTGATCTCGACCAACGCCAGCGCGGAGCGCTCGGGCGGGCTGCTGCCGGAGCACGCCCGGATCGTCGCCCTCTGCCGCGAGGTCAAGTCGGTCGCGGAGATCTCCGCGCTCGCCGGCGTTCCCCTCGGAGTTGCCCGGATCCTCGTCGCCGACCTGGCGGAGGCCGGTCTCGTCGCCATCCACCAGCCCGCCGCCGCGGGCGAGTCGGGCGGTACGCCTGACGTCACGCTGCTCGAAAGGGTCCTCAGTGGACTTCGCAAGCTCTAA
- a CDS encoding roadblock/LC7 domain-containing protein, protein MSQAAQNLNWLITNFVDNTPGVSHTVVVSADGLLLCMSEGFPRDRADQLAAVASGLTSLTSGASRIFEGGEVNQTVVEMERGFLFLMAVSDGSALAVLASPDSDIGLVGYEMALLVDRAGAVLTPALRAELQGSLLH, encoded by the coding sequence ATGAGCCAGGCCGCGCAGAACCTGAACTGGCTGATCACCAATTTCGTGGACAACACCCCCGGGGTGTCGCACACGGTGGTGGTCTCCGCCGACGGCCTCCTGCTCTGCATGTCCGAAGGGTTCCCCCGGGACCGCGCCGACCAGCTCGCCGCGGTCGCCTCCGGACTCACCTCGTTGACCTCCGGCGCCAGCCGGATCTTCGAGGGCGGAGAGGTCAACCAGACCGTCGTCGAGATGGAACGCGGCTTCCTGTTCCTGATGGCCGTCAGCGACGGATCCGCGCTCGCGGTCCTCGCTTCCCCGGACTCCGACATCGGTCTCGTCGGCTACGAGATGGCCCTGCTCGTCGACCGGGCCGGCGCCGTCCTCACCCCCGCACTCCGTGCGGAACTCCAGGGCAGTCTCCTGCACTGA
- a CDS encoding GTP-binding protein: protein MVVAGGFGVGKTTLVGAVSEINPLRTEAVMTSASAGIDDLTHTGGKTTTTVAMDFGRITLDEDLILYLFGTPGQDRFWFMWDDLVRGAIGAVVLVDTRRLADCFPALDYFENSGLPFVVALNGFEGHQPHTPEEVREALQLGPDTPIVAVDARRRDSAKSALITLVEHALLARLR, encoded by the coding sequence ATCGTCGTCGCCGGCGGCTTCGGCGTGGGCAAGACCACCCTCGTCGGCGCCGTCTCCGAGATCAACCCCCTGCGGACCGAGGCCGTCATGACCTCCGCCTCCGCCGGGATCGACGACCTCACCCACACCGGGGGCAAGACCACCACCACGGTCGCCATGGACTTCGGCCGAATCACCCTCGACGAAGACCTGATCCTCTACCTCTTCGGCACCCCCGGCCAGGACCGCTTCTGGTTCATGTGGGACGACCTGGTCCGCGGCGCCATCGGCGCCGTCGTCCTCGTCGACACCCGCCGCCTCGCCGACTGCTTCCCCGCCCTCGACTACTTCGAGAACTCGGGCCTGCCCTTCGTCGTCGCCCTCAACGGCTTCGAGGGACACCAGCCCCACACTCCCGAAGAGGTCCGCGAGGCACTCCAGCTCGGGCCCGACACCCCGATCGTCGCGGTCGACGCCCGGCGCCGGGACAGTGCCAAGAGCGCCCTCATCACCCTGGTCGAGCACGCCCTGCTCGCCCGCCTGCGGTAA
- a CDS encoding roadblock/LC7 domain-containing protein has product MSQMSQAAQNLNWLITNFVDNTPGVSHTVVVSADGLLLCMSEGFPRDRADQLAAVASGLTSLTSGASRIFEGGEVNQTVVEMERGFLFLMAVSDGSALAVLASPDSDIGLVGYEMALLVDRAGAVLTPALRAELQGSLLH; this is encoded by the coding sequence ATGAGTCAGATGAGCCAGGCCGCACAGAACCTGAACTGGCTGATCACCAATTTCGTGGACAACACCCCCGGGGTGTCGCACACGGTGGTGGTCTCCGCCGACGGCCTCCTGCTCTGCATGTCCGAAGGGTTCCCCCGGGACCGCGCCGACCAGCTCGCCGCGGTCGCCTCCGGACTCACCTCGTTGACCTCCGGCGCCAGCCGGATCTTCGAGGGCGGAGAGGTCAACCAGACCGTCGTCGAGATGGAACGCGGCTTCCTGTTCCTGATGGCCGTCAGCGACGGATCCGCGCTCGCGGTCCTCGCTTCCCCGGACTCCGACATCGGTCTCGTCGGCTACGAGATGGCCCTGCTCGTCGACCGGGCCGGCGCCGTCCTCACCCCCGCACTCCGTGCGGAACTCCAGGGCAGTCTCCTGCACTGA